A portion of the Andreesenia angusta genome contains these proteins:
- a CDS encoding ABC transporter ATP-binding protein, with product MGTNTNSRGDVVVNEVLRVENVSKTFGEAKVVDDVSFSVMEGDIMGTLGPNGAGKSTLIRSIMGMIYPDSGEISFNMDGERGRLFRSKIGYLPEERGLYKDVTIQDIILYIAELKDYPKDKAKKRLSEYLEKLDLGGLERKKVEELSKGMAQKVQFIGAIINEPKFLILDEPFSGLDPLGQDILMEEIKTLSREGATILLSSHQMNLVEALCNRIFLINKGKKVVYGGLEEIKEQFSNFKCTIVGKNSVHDLEKIPGVERIVESGDRNTLYISKDMDSNSFLRAVPESLNIKELHMDRISLHDIFVNIAKGGAEHEKDN from the coding sequence ATGGGAACAAATACAAATTCAAGGGGCGATGTAGTCGTGAATGAAGTTTTAAGAGTGGAGAATGTGAGCAAGACTTTTGGCGAAGCGAAAGTGGTTGACGACGTCTCATTCAGCGTGATGGAAGGCGATATAATGGGAACGCTCGGCCCGAACGGGGCAGGAAAGTCGACGCTTATAAGAAGCATAATGGGTATGATATATCCAGATTCGGGAGAGATATCTTTCAATATGGACGGAGAGCGAGGACGTCTCTTTCGTTCCAAAATAGGCTATCTTCCAGAGGAAAGGGGACTTTACAAGGATGTCACTATACAGGACATAATACTCTACATAGCTGAGCTAAAGGATTATCCCAAGGACAAGGCGAAAAAGCGACTCTCTGAATACTTGGAAAAACTGGATCTAGGAGGATTGGAGAGAAAGAAGGTAGAGGAACTCTCTAAAGGCATGGCACAGAAGGTCCAGTTCATAGGGGCCATAATCAACGAACCCAAGTTCCTTATATTGGATGAGCCTTTTTCAGGGCTTGACCCTCTGGGACAGGATATTTTGATGGAAGAGATAAAGACGCTTTCCAGGGAAGGGGCCACCATACTGCTTTCGTCGCATCAGATGAACCTGGTTGAAGCTCTCTGCAACAGGATATTCCTCATAAACAAAGGAAAGAAAGTCGTATACGGTGGGCTGGAGGAGATAAAAGAACAGTTCTCTAATTTCAAATGCACTATAGTGGGAAAAAACAGCGTGCATGACCTAGAGAAGATACCAGGAGTGGAGAGAATTGTTGAAAGCGGGGATAGGAACACTCTCTACATATCAAAGGATATGGATTCAAATAGCTTTTTAAGAGCTGTTCCAGAAAGTCTAAATATAAAGGAGCTTCATATGGACAGGATCTCTCTCCATGACATATTTGTCAACATAGCGAAAGGAGGGGCTGAACATGAGAAAGACAATTAA
- a CDS encoding FeoA family protein — MMTLDQAEKGQRIEIVKIPDEKIRVQAIRLGIFEGSKLLCSEKLPGGPVILQNRMQEIAIGRNLARSIEVKPAERGEKI; from the coding sequence ATGATGACATTAGACCAGGCCGAAAAGGGTCAGAGGATAGAGATAGTTAAAATACCCGATGAAAAGATAAGAGTGCAGGCCATAAGGCTTGGAATATTCGAGGGATCCAAGTTGCTTTGCTCGGAAAAATTGCCTGGAGGGCCCGTAATACTTCAAAACAGAATGCAGGAGATAGCGATAGGCAGAAATTTGGCCAGATCGATAGAAGTGAAGCCAGCAGAGAGGGGCGAGAAGATATGA
- the feoB gene encoding ferrous iron transport protein B has translation MSMNHNPVEGMHIPEGAKKIVLAGNPNVGKSVFFNYLTGMYVDVSNFPGTTVDISTGKLGEDVVMDTPGVYGVSSFNDEESVARDIILYADVIVNVVDAVHMERDLFLTQQIIDMGKPVVVALNMMDDVVRNGLEIDVKKLSEELGVEIIPTTATRGEGLLEVKEAISRAKPGNRIAEVKELIDSVIGQVDTESEALLLLEEDENIIERHNILESKQKREHIYKLRRTRVDGIVERCVSQKNSGATLRSKIGKLTLNPLTGIPILIGALYIMYLVIGVFVAQTVVGITEEVIMGGYYNDFIMNTLGTLLSQESFIGKVMVGEFGLFTMVPIYILGLLLPLVVGFYFILSVLEDSGYLPRIAALVDRVLMFFGLNGRAIIPIILGFGCVTVAVITTRLLGSKRERFIATMLLGLAIPCSAQLGVIMGIIAPLGLGYLMLYTGVIFLVFAVTGTVLNKILPGKSTDLLIDLPPLRIPRVGNVLKKTYNKSVMFLKEATPLFIIGALLITVMQYTGALESISDGIAPFTTGFLKLPAETSQAFIMGIVRRDFGAAGLNDLVSRGLMSSSQIIVALVAITLFVPCIASIMVIFKERSIKESIMIWLSSFVLAFLVAGVLAQIIV, from the coding sequence ATGAGCATGAACCACAATCCAGTAGAGGGGATGCATATACCGGAGGGCGCCAAGAAGATAGTGCTTGCCGGAAATCCAAATGTGGGTAAGTCCGTGTTCTTCAACTACCTCACGGGCATGTACGTGGATGTATCCAACTTTCCAGGCACCACAGTCGACATAAGCACGGGAAAGCTAGGAGAAGACGTAGTCATGGACACTCCTGGAGTCTACGGGGTGTCATCTTTCAACGACGAGGAGAGCGTAGCTAGAGATATAATCCTGTATGCGGACGTGATAGTGAACGTAGTGGACGCTGTGCATATGGAGAGGGATCTCTTCCTCACGCAGCAGATAATAGACATGGGAAAACCGGTAGTCGTAGCACTGAATATGATGGACGACGTAGTGCGAAATGGACTTGAGATAGATGTGAAAAAGCTTTCAGAGGAGCTAGGCGTTGAAATAATACCTACTACAGCCACAAGAGGCGAAGGGCTTTTGGAAGTAAAGGAGGCCATTTCAAGGGCGAAGCCTGGAAACAGGATAGCAGAGGTGAAGGAGCTTATAGATTCGGTAATCGGACAGGTAGACACGGAGTCCGAGGCGCTGCTTCTGCTAGAAGAAGACGAGAACATAATAGAGCGTCACAATATCTTGGAATCAAAGCAGAAAAGGGAGCATATATACAAGCTCAGGCGGACAAGGGTCGATGGCATAGTGGAAAGATGCGTATCTCAGAAGAATAGCGGGGCTACGCTGAGAAGCAAGATAGGAAAATTGACTCTAAATCCCCTTACGGGAATACCGATACTCATAGGAGCACTTTATATTATGTACCTCGTAATAGGGGTATTTGTAGCTCAGACAGTTGTAGGAATTACCGAAGAAGTCATAATGGGAGGATACTACAACGACTTTATAATGAACACACTCGGAACACTCCTCAGCCAGGAGAGCTTTATAGGCAAGGTGATGGTCGGAGAGTTCGGACTCTTCACTATGGTTCCAATATATATACTCGGGCTTCTGCTTCCGCTTGTGGTAGGCTTCTACTTTATACTATCTGTGCTGGAGGATTCAGGATACCTTCCCAGGATAGCCGCATTGGTGGACAGAGTTCTGATGTTCTTTGGACTGAACGGAAGGGCCATAATACCGATTATACTTGGATTCGGATGCGTGACGGTCGCAGTCATAACTACAAGGCTGCTTGGCTCGAAACGTGAGCGATTTATAGCCACTATGCTCTTGGGGCTTGCAATACCATGCTCTGCCCAGCTTGGAGTCATAATGGGAATAATAGCGCCTCTGGGGCTTGGATATCTGATGCTCTACACAGGAGTCATATTCCTTGTGTTCGCGGTTACGGGGACTGTGCTGAACAAGATACTTCCCGGAAAGTCTACAGATCTATTGATAGACCTTCCGCCACTTAGGATTCCAAGAGTGGGGAATGTGCTTAAAAAGACATACAATAAGTCTGTGATGTTTTTGAAAGAGGCGACACCGCTCTTTATAATAGGAGCGCTTCTGATAACGGTTATGCAGTACACTGGAGCGCTGGAATCAATTTCAGACGGAATAGCTCCATTTACAACAGGATTCCTCAAACTCCCTGCGGAGACTTCCCAGGCCTTTATAATGGGAATAGTCAGAAGGGATTTCGGCGCGGCTGGACTAAACGACCTTGTAAGCCGTGGGCTTATGAGTAGTAGTCAGATAATAGTGGCGCTTGTGGCCATAACGCTTTTCGTGCCATGCATAGCTTCCATAATGGTCATATTCAAGGAGAGAAGCATAAAAGAGTCGATAATGATATGGCTAAGCAGCTTTGTGTTGGCCTTCTTGGTGGCAGGAGTGTTGGCTCAGATAATAGTTTAA
- a CDS encoding glycoside hydrolase family 13 protein codes for MEIAHDSHSLDYRSPFGAVKSGDSVELKLRLTTDRQMKAAYIVINRDREAEKLEKMSKISAEGIEEVYGYELYTSNFRGLVWYYFEVHTDEGVYYYGNSNDGLGGVGSMYIHSPKSYQITVYSPDGTVPCWYREGVIYQIFPDRFYNGNPGGKVNRPNRDMLLRADWSEDPSYIKDESGRVVYYDYFGGNLLGVIEKLDYLEDLGVSIIYLNPIFEASSNHKYDTGDYMKIDKMFGDEEKFKTLCEKARERGIYIVLDGVFSHTGSDSIYFNKYGNYNSTGAYQSKDSKYYSWYRFKTHPDEYESWWGIDVLPNVEEENSSYKEFILGDGGVIEKWTKLGAKGWRLDVADELPDSFIKSLRKKLKEVDEDSVLIGEVWEDSSNKISYGERREYLLGEELDSTMNYPFRDNFERYIMGEINSYEVHRNIMSLYENYPKEYFYSAMNLIGTHDSERAIYAFGRVPDPNHMTEAERKEFRMTPESRKDAIDHLKMASLVQMTFPGVPSIYYGDEVGVEGYADPHNRRTYPWGREDEELLSWYKKVIAIRKSHSVFRWGDFKSIPVNRHVYGYMRKNSSLGLVLLNRCERSQQVELDLSEYGIERLKDLIEEKEYSLEDGVLKIEICPRGRLVLLNEKQAHA; via the coding sequence ATGGAGATAGCACATGACTCTCACAGCTTGGACTACAGAAGTCCCTTTGGGGCGGTGAAGTCTGGAGATTCAGTCGAGCTAAAGCTCAGACTTACGACAGACAGGCAGATGAAAGCTGCGTATATTGTCATAAATAGAGACAGAGAAGCTGAGAAGCTAGAGAAGATGAGCAAGATTTCAGCTGAAGGAATAGAGGAGGTATACGGCTATGAGCTGTATACCTCCAACTTTAGAGGGCTTGTGTGGTACTACTTTGAAGTGCATACCGACGAGGGCGTCTACTACTACGGGAACAGCAACGATGGGCTTGGAGGGGTGGGTTCCATGTATATACACTCCCCTAAGTCATACCAGATAACTGTATACAGTCCAGATGGAACTGTCCCATGCTGGTATCGGGAGGGAGTGATATATCAGATATTTCCCGACAGATTCTACAACGGGAATCCAGGCGGGAAGGTGAACAGGCCGAACAGGGATATGCTGCTGAGAGCCGACTGGAGTGAAGACCCGTCATACATTAAAGACGAAAGTGGACGAGTAGTATATTACGACTACTTTGGCGGAAATCTCTTGGGGGTTATAGAAAAGCTTGACTATCTAGAGGATTTAGGAGTGAGTATAATATACTTGAACCCTATATTTGAGGCTTCAAGCAACCACAAGTACGACACAGGGGACTATATGAAGATAGACAAGATGTTCGGTGACGAGGAGAAATTCAAGACTCTCTGCGAAAAGGCCAGAGAGAGGGGAATCTATATAGTGCTGGACGGGGTATTCAGCCATACAGGAAGCGACAGCATCTACTTCAACAAATACGGGAACTACAATTCAACAGGGGCATACCAGTCGAAAGACTCGAAGTACTACAGCTGGTATAGGTTTAAGACACACCCTGACGAATACGAGTCTTGGTGGGGAATAGATGTGTTACCGAATGTAGAGGAAGAAAACAGCTCGTACAAGGAGTTCATACTCGGAGATGGTGGCGTGATAGAAAAATGGACCAAGCTAGGAGCGAAGGGCTGGCGCCTTGATGTGGCCGACGAGCTTCCAGACAGCTTTATAAAGAGCTTGAGAAAAAAGCTGAAAGAAGTGGACGAAGACTCCGTGCTCATAGGGGAGGTCTGGGAGGACTCTTCAAACAAGATAAGCTATGGCGAGCGGAGGGAATACCTCCTAGGGGAAGAGCTCGACTCGACCATGAATTATCCGTTTAGGGACAATTTCGAGCGATATATAATGGGGGAGATAAATTCATACGAGGTACACAGAAACATAATGAGCCTCTACGAAAACTACCCCAAAGAGTATTTCTACTCTGCTATGAACCTGATAGGAACCCATGACTCAGAGAGGGCTATATACGCATTTGGAAGGGTCCCAGATCCTAACCATATGACTGAAGCCGAGCGCAAGGAGTTCAGGATGACTCCAGAGAGCAGAAAGGACGCAATAGATCATCTCAAGATGGCTTCGCTTGTGCAGATGACTTTTCCAGGTGTCCCGTCTATATACTACGGAGATGAAGTAGGAGTTGAGGGATATGCAGATCCACACAACAGGAGGACATATCCTTGGGGCAGAGAAGACGAGGAACTGCTGTCATGGTACAAGAAAGTGATAGCGATAAGAAAAAGCCACTCTGTTTTCAGATGGGGCGACTTCAAATCCATCCCGGTCAACAGACATGTATATGGGTATATGAGAAAAAACTCCAGCTTGGGGCTTGTGCTTTTGAACAGATGTGAGAGAAGCCAGCAGGTGGAGTTGGATCTTTCGGAGTATGGAATAGAGAGACTTAAAGACTTAATAGAAGAAAAAGAGTACAGCCTTGAAGACGGGGTTCTAAAGATAGAGATATGCCCCAGAGGCCGACTGGTGCTCTTAAACGAAAAGCAAGCCCATGCTTAA
- the metH gene encoding methionine synthase: MNLKSLFGKKILVLDGAMGTAIQNYKLVEEDYRGERFADFSFQQKGNNDILSLTAPHIIEEIHENYLKSGADIIETNTFNSTAVSQEDYGLQDYVYEMNKTSAELARRIADKYTALTPDKPRFVAGSIGPTNKTLSMSPDVENPGYRAIDFDSLMKDYYEQISGLMDGGVDCILIETIFDTLNARAAIYAVDLLNEERNTEVPIMISGTLTDKSGRTLSGQTLEAFLASMKNQYIISVGLNCAFGAKDLIPFIKTISKKTNYYVSVYPNAGLPNELGEYDESPETTVGYLRELVDGGFVNMVGGCCGTTFAHIKAISELVDGATPRQIPEIAEETTLAGLETVVVSKENNFLNIGERTNVAGSRKFARLIAEKQYEEALSIARDQVENGGQAIDINFDDGMLDSEEEMDVFLKLLASEPEISKVPVVIDSSKFSVILAGLKAIQGKPLVNSISLKNGEEEFIEQAKTINRFGAAVVVMAFDEKGQADSYDRRVEICGRAYKILVEKVNFPAENIVFDPNILAIATGMEEHDNYAVDFIETARWIKANLPGAKISGGLSNLSFSFRGNNVIREAMHSVFLYHAIEAGMDMAILNPGMVQIYDEIDPELLPKVEAVVMNTHPEAAEELIEFAEQFKGTSEKSEGTALKWREGSVEERLKHAMVKGLTDFIEEDIMEARISYSRALDIIENPLMDGMNVVGELFGEGKMFLPQVVKSARVMKKAVSVLLPFIEEEKTSGSSSAGKVLMATVKGDVHDIGKNIVGVVLSCNNFEVIDLGIMVPPETIVQKALEEKPDIIGLSGLITPSLDEMVTVAQMMNDEGLDIPIMIGGATTSKVHTAVKIAPEYNGAVVYTTDASKAVEMAKNLCSAEKREKVISDINSEYSKLRDVYFGHSEEYLPYEEVLEYGLDIDWDDVDSTMPKSFGPKKVDYNVDSLRDSIDWTYFFVQWGFKERYPAILEHPEYGEEAAKLLEDANDMLDALSADEKLVPHAVYGLFKANSVHDDIEIYGEGGETIGVLHMLRQQAVKSESYYLSLADFIRPKSSGTHDFIGGFIATSGKRIDELYYEYKENGDDYSAMLVKILGDRLAEAASSALNHSLSESEWSFRNTLGIRPAYGYPSLPDHSEKETLFSILDAESNTEVSLTDNYMMMPVGSVCGLYIPSDFAKYVDVGNIDSDQLESYSLRKGWSVESTAKMIANNIRQS, encoded by the coding sequence TTGAATTTAAAGAGCTTATTTGGGAAAAAGATACTGGTGCTGGACGGCGCCATGGGGACAGCTATACAGAATTACAAACTGGTCGAAGAGGACTACAGGGGCGAGCGATTCGCAGACTTCTCTTTTCAGCAAAAGGGCAACAACGACATATTGAGCCTTACAGCGCCTCATATAATAGAGGAGATACACGAAAACTACCTGAAATCAGGGGCGGATATAATAGAGACCAACACTTTCAACTCCACCGCTGTGTCTCAGGAGGACTACGGGCTTCAGGATTATGTATACGAGATGAACAAGACTTCGGCCGAGCTTGCAAGGCGCATTGCAGACAAATACACTGCGCTCACGCCTGACAAGCCTAGGTTTGTAGCGGGATCGATAGGACCTACAAACAAGACGCTTTCAATGTCTCCAGATGTTGAAAATCCAGGCTACAGGGCTATCGACTTTGACTCTCTTATGAAGGACTACTACGAGCAGATCAGCGGGCTTATGGACGGCGGAGTGGACTGCATACTCATAGAGACCATCTTCGATACTCTAAATGCAAGAGCCGCGATATACGCCGTGGACCTGCTAAACGAGGAGAGAAATACAGAGGTACCTATAATGATATCTGGAACGCTTACAGACAAGAGCGGAAGGACGCTTTCAGGCCAGACGCTTGAGGCTTTCCTAGCTTCCATGAAGAACCAGTACATCATATCTGTGGGGCTTAACTGCGCGTTCGGGGCCAAGGACCTTATACCTTTTATAAAGACCATCTCCAAAAAGACAAACTACTATGTCAGCGTATATCCAAACGCCGGGCTTCCAAACGAGCTTGGGGAGTACGACGAGTCTCCTGAGACTACGGTGGGCTATCTACGCGAACTTGTAGACGGTGGTTTCGTAAATATGGTGGGAGGATGCTGTGGAACAACGTTCGCGCATATAAAGGCAATTTCTGAGCTTGTAGACGGCGCCACTCCTAGACAAATACCTGAAATAGCGGAAGAGACTACGCTTGCGGGACTTGAAACTGTAGTTGTCTCTAAAGAAAACAACTTCCTGAACATAGGCGAGCGAACAAATGTGGCCGGCTCTAGAAAGTTCGCAAGGCTTATAGCTGAGAAGCAGTATGAAGAAGCCCTTTCCATAGCTCGCGACCAGGTTGAAAATGGCGGCCAGGCCATAGATATCAACTTCGACGACGGAATGCTCGACTCGGAGGAAGAGATGGACGTATTCCTGAAGCTGTTGGCTTCGGAGCCCGAAATCTCTAAAGTGCCTGTTGTAATAGACTCCTCCAAATTCTCTGTGATACTTGCAGGGCTTAAGGCCATACAGGGCAAGCCGCTTGTAAACTCCATAAGCCTTAAAAACGGTGAAGAGGAGTTCATAGAGCAGGCCAAAACTATAAACAGATTCGGAGCTGCAGTGGTTGTAATGGCTTTCGACGAAAAAGGACAGGCCGACAGCTACGACAGAAGAGTCGAGATATGCGGTAGAGCCTACAAGATACTTGTGGAAAAGGTGAACTTCCCTGCTGAGAACATAGTCTTCGACCCAAATATACTTGCCATAGCCACAGGCATGGAGGAGCACGACAACTACGCGGTGGACTTTATAGAGACAGCTAGATGGATAAAGGCTAACTTGCCTGGAGCCAAGATATCAGGAGGACTTTCAAACCTGTCTTTCTCTTTCAGGGGAAACAACGTAATACGTGAAGCTATGCACTCTGTATTCCTCTACCATGCAATAGAGGCTGGAATGGACATGGCCATACTGAACCCAGGTATGGTGCAGATATACGATGAGATAGACCCTGAGCTTCTACCTAAGGTTGAGGCCGTAGTCATGAACACTCACCCTGAAGCCGCGGAGGAGCTTATAGAGTTCGCCGAGCAGTTCAAGGGTACTAGCGAAAAATCCGAGGGCACTGCTCTCAAGTGGAGAGAAGGCTCTGTAGAGGAAAGGCTTAAGCATGCCATGGTGAAAGGCCTTACAGACTTTATAGAGGAAGATATTATGGAGGCCAGAATCAGCTACAGCAGGGCTCTAGATATAATAGAGAATCCTCTTATGGACGGCATGAACGTGGTCGGAGAGCTGTTTGGTGAGGGCAAGATGTTCCTGCCTCAAGTTGTGAAGAGCGCAAGGGTTATGAAGAAGGCAGTGTCGGTACTGCTTCCATTTATCGAGGAAGAGAAAACTTCCGGCTCTAGCAGCGCAGGCAAAGTGCTTATGGCCACTGTAAAGGGCGATGTGCACGACATAGGAAAGAACATAGTGGGAGTTGTGCTTTCGTGCAACAACTTTGAAGTGATAGATCTGGGTATAATGGTTCCACCTGAAACCATCGTTCAGAAGGCGCTAGAGGAGAAGCCGGACATAATAGGGCTTAGCGGACTTATAACGCCTTCGCTTGACGAGATGGTGACTGTGGCCCAGATGATGAACGACGAAGGGCTGGACATACCTATAATGATAGGCGGGGCCACTACTTCCAAGGTCCATACAGCTGTGAAGATAGCACCTGAGTACAACGGAGCCGTAGTCTACACTACAGACGCCTCTAAGGCGGTGGAGATGGCCAAGAACCTGTGCAGCGCAGAGAAACGCGAAAAGGTAATATCAGATATAAATTCAGAGTATTCGAAGCTCAGGGATGTTTACTTCGGTCACTCCGAGGAGTACCTGCCTTACGAAGAGGTGCTGGAGTACGGCCTGGACATAGACTGGGATGATGTAGACAGCACAATGCCTAAGTCTTTCGGCCCTAAGAAAGTCGACTACAATGTAGATTCGCTTAGAGACTCCATAGACTGGACTTACTTTTTCGTGCAGTGGGGCTTCAAGGAAAGGTATCCAGCCATACTTGAGCATCCTGAGTACGGGGAAGAGGCAGCGAAGCTTCTTGAGGACGCCAACGACATGCTAGACGCACTTTCAGCTGACGAAAAGCTTGTGCCACATGCAGTTTACGGTCTTTTCAAGGCCAATTCCGTACATGATGATATAGAGATATACGGTGAAGGCGGAGAGACTATAGGGGTGCTCCATATGCTGAGACAGCAAGCTGTAAAGTCCGAGAGCTACTACCTCTCTCTTGCAGACTTCATCAGGCCTAAGTCCTCTGGAACCCATGACTTTATAGGCGGATTTATAGCTACTTCGGGTAAAAGAATAGACGAACTCTACTACGAGTATAAGGAAAACGGAGACGACTACAGCGCCATGCTTGTAAAGATACTGGGTGACAGGCTTGCTGAAGCGGCTTCTTCAGCCTTGAACCACTCGCTTTCCGAGTCAGAGTGGAGCTTTAGAAATACGCTCGGCATAAGGCCGGCTTACGGATATCCTTCTCTTCCCGACCATTCAGAGAAAGAGACGCTGTTCAGTATTCTCGATGCGGAGTCGAATACTGAAGTAAGCCTCACAGATAACTATATGATGATGCCAGTCGGAAGCGTATGCGGTCTCTATATACCTAGTGACTTTGCAAAATATGTGGATGTAGGGAATATAGATTCAGACCAGCTTGAATCATACAGCCTGAGAAAAGGCTGGAGCGTAGAGTCAACTGCCAAAATGATAGCCAACAATATAAGGCAGTCCTAG
- a CDS encoding glycogen/starch/alpha-glucan phosphorylase, with product MLIQNKEDVKKLFKDRIETMYGITFENASPVESYTALAGVVRDYIYRNWAKTNRSYDETSQKQAYYFSIEFLSGKQLCTNLLNLGLRDTFKEGLEELGVDLAEVERVEHDLGLGNGGLGRLGSCFLESLASQQFPAHGCTIRYKYGLFKQKIIDNQQVEILDDWLEYGNTWEVRRPNRAVEVKFYGYVDIDDIGSTTIFKHRNYQPVMAVPHDMPVVGYGNDTVNTLRLFSAEPKREIDYTLLSGEEMQKAINYERSVESITEILYPDDSQKEGKELRLKQQYFLVSAGIQTIVNRYKRKGGDLSELGKKVAIHINDTHPALSIPEMMRVLMDEDNFGWDEAWSITREVMSYTNHTILPEAFEKWDIESFRWLLPRIYMIVEEIDRRHKEELRCKYGQDSWKVWEMAIIRDNSINMAHMAIVGSHSVNGVAKVHTEILKNSVMKNFYEYYPDKFNNKTNGITHRSWLLKSNSPLSKAVTETIGDSWIKDPMQLEELVKFKGDSSFKEKVRAAKRENKERLAKIILENNGISVDIDSIFDVQVKRIHEYKRQTLNIFHILDLYYRLKDNPNMDMVPRTFIFGGKAAPGYYMAKRIINLMMSVAEMINNDKSIGGKIKVVGLENYRVSLAERIFPATDISEQISTASKEASGTGNMKFMLNGALTVGTLDGANIEIREAVGDENFFKFGLTVDEVMKYYESGGYAAFDVYNKDFRIKRVMNSLVDNSIPGQGESYKRIYETILYNNDQYFVLKDFDSYIKAQDRAEKAYRDQDRWTEMSIVNTAKSGIFSSDRTVREYADEIWGIKASVLK from the coding sequence ATGTTAATACAGAATAAAGAAGATGTAAAAAAGCTTTTCAAAGATAGAATAGAGACCATGTACGGGATAACTTTTGAAAATGCGAGTCCTGTTGAGTCATACACTGCGCTTGCAGGAGTTGTCAGGGATTATATATACAGGAACTGGGCGAAGACAAACAGGTCCTACGACGAGACTAGTCAGAAACAGGCCTACTACTTTTCAATAGAGTTTCTTTCAGGAAAGCAGCTCTGTACAAATCTTCTAAACTTGGGGCTTAGAGATACTTTCAAGGAAGGGCTCGAGGAGCTTGGAGTAGACCTTGCAGAGGTTGAAAGGGTGGAGCATGACTTGGGGCTAGGAAACGGAGGGCTTGGAAGGCTAGGCTCTTGCTTCCTGGAGTCGCTGGCATCCCAGCAGTTTCCCGCGCATGGATGTACAATAAGATACAAGTATGGGCTGTTCAAGCAGAAGATAATAGACAACCAGCAGGTGGAGATACTAGACGATTGGCTGGAATATGGGAACACATGGGAGGTCAGAAGGCCGAACAGAGCGGTTGAAGTCAAATTCTACGGATATGTAGACATAGACGACATTGGCAGCACCACTATTTTCAAGCACAGGAACTACCAGCCTGTGATGGCGGTGCCACATGACATGCCGGTTGTAGGATATGGGAATGACACGGTCAACACGCTAAGGCTCTTCAGCGCAGAGCCTAAAAGAGAGATAGACTACACTCTTTTAAGCGGAGAAGAGATGCAGAAGGCAATAAACTATGAAAGGTCTGTGGAGAGCATAACAGAGATACTCTACCCAGACGACTCACAAAAGGAAGGGAAGGAGCTCAGGCTGAAGCAGCAGTACTTCCTTGTGTCTGCTGGTATACAGACCATAGTGAACAGGTACAAGCGAAAAGGCGGAGACCTAAGTGAGCTTGGAAAGAAAGTAGCGATACACATAAATGACACTCACCCAGCTCTGTCTATACCGGAGATGATGAGAGTCCTTATGGACGAAGATAACTTTGGATGGGACGAAGCTTGGAGCATCACAAGAGAAGTTATGTCCTATACAAACCACACTATCCTGCCGGAGGCGTTTGAAAAATGGGATATAGAGTCCTTCAGATGGCTGCTCCCTAGAATCTACATGATAGTGGAGGAGATAGACAGAAGGCACAAGGAAGAGCTAAGGTGCAAGTACGGACAGGATTCCTGGAAAGTTTGGGAGATGGCCATAATAAGAGACAACAGCATAAACATGGCACATATGGCCATAGTGGGAAGCCACAGCGTAAACGGAGTCGCAAAGGTCCACACAGAGATACTGAAAAACTCAGTTATGAAGAACTTCTACGAGTACTATCCTGACAAGTTCAACAACAAGACAAATGGGATAACCCATAGATCGTGGCTTTTAAAGTCAAACAGCCCTCTTTCGAAGGCAGTTACAGAGACGATAGGGGATTCCTGGATAAAAGACCCTATGCAGCTTGAGGAGCTTGTGAAGTTCAAAGGTGACAGCTCATTCAAGGAGAAAGTGAGAGCTGCAAAGCGAGAGAATAAAGAGCGACTGGCCAAGATAATTCTTGAGAACAACGGCATAAGCGTGGACATAGACTCTATATTCGACGTTCAAGTCAAGCGTATCCACGAGTACAAGAGACAGACTCTGAATATATTCCATATACTAGACCTTTACTACAGGCTTAAAGACAATCCGAATATGGACATGGTGCCTAGGACTTTTATATTCGGAGGCAAGGCGGCTCCAGGTTACTACATGGCTAAGCGCATAATAAACCTTATGATGTCTGTTGCAGAGATGATAAACAACGACAAGTCGATAGGTGGAAAGATAAAAGTAGTGGGACTTGAGAACTACAGGGTTTCACTCGCCGAGAGGATTTTCCCTGCCACAGACATAAGTGAGCAGATATCCACGGCCAGCAAGGAGGCTTCAGGAACTGGGAACATGAAGTTCATGCTGAACGGAGCGCTCACTGTTGGAACGCTGGACGGCGCGAATATAGAGATAAGGGAAGCGGTGGGAGACGAAAACTTCTTCAAGTTCGGTCTCACGGTGGATGAGGTCATGAAGTACTATGAAAGCGGAGGATATGCTGCATTCGACGTGTACAACAAGGATTTCAGAATCAAGAGGGTTATGAACAGCCTTGTGGACAACAGCATACCGGGACAAGGTGAGAGCTACAAGCGCATATACGAGACTATACTCTACAACAATGACCAGTACTTTGTGCTCAAAGATTTCGACAGCTATATAAAGGCTCAAGATAGGGCTGAAAAGGCATACAGAGACCAAGACAGATGGACGGAGATGAGCATAGTGAATACGGCTAAATCGGGTATATTCTCAAGCGACAGGACAGTCAGGGAATATGCTGACGAGATATGGGGCATAAAGGCGAGTGTGCTGAAATGA